In Nilaparvata lugens isolate BPH chromosome 5, ASM1435652v1, whole genome shotgun sequence, the following proteins share a genomic window:
- the LOC111045537 gene encoding BTB/POZ domain-containing protein 3 isoform X3, with protein sequence MYRSTGKFKNRFLQASDNGIGYDCKFIVGPENSVVQGHKLLFSVASEVFQAMFYGDLKEENTVKIQDLDVVGFECMKHFIYTGEVNFTSAIHALSTYLAARKYLISDLIQECINYIEKQLKPSEVLEFYENCETSNTPEFEELCLKIIEEKTDQAVESDYFPNAESKTIELILKSRCLSFASEIEVFDMFEKWALAEAARKKLSDGDLASSFKHLKKHIRFLTISSEEFTSRVEPSLLLSPTEKRAIESNLLQLYSKPMPEDLSVIYQQRKFLPKSITSETFQFSHTFVFSFTKYLQSESVFSTVNGKYYFHLSIDNTQVNNRDSNYIWCFIQPDYNHERYIGSVIFKIQSKVSVIAERECDDLIVRHQGELFLKENEKSNIPVAEIPINKIMNDKYFPRGANRVVRIRMQFNAQYTELNE encoded by the exons ATGTACCGCTCAACCGGGAAATTCAAAAACCGCTTCCTGCAAGCATCAGACAACGGCATTGGCTACGATTGCAAATTCATAGTCGGTCCTGAAAACAGTGTCGTCCAAGGACACAAATTGCTGTTCTCGGTGGCAAGCGAGGTATTCCAAGCTATGTTCTACGGTGATCTGAAGGAGGAAAACACGGTCAAAATCCAAGAT ctGGACGTCGTAGGATTTGAATGCATGAAGCATTTCATCTACACAGGTGAGGTGAATTTCACATCCGCAATTCACGCTCTCTCAACATACTTAGCGGCTCGCAAGTACCTCATCTCAGATCTTATACAGGAGTGCATAAACTACATTGAAAAGCAGCTCAAGCCCTCCGAGGTACTGGAGTTCTACGAAAATTGTGAAACAAGCAATACACCCGAATTCGAAGAGCTGTGTTTGAAAATTATCGAAGAAAAAACGGACCAAGCAGTTGAAAGTGACTATTTCCCAAATGCCGAATCCAAAACAATCGAATTGATTCTCAAGTCTCGCTGTCTCAGTTTTGCATCAGAAATCGAGGTGTTTGATATGTTCGAAAAATGGGCTCTGGCTGAAGCAGCTCGAAAAAAACTTAGCGATGGTGATTTGGCGTCTAGTTTTAAGCATTTGAAAAAGCATATACGATTTCTAACAATCAGTTCAGAAGAGTTCACCTCACGTGTTGAGCCGTCTCTGCTTCTCTCACCAACTGAGAAACGAGCTATAGAAAGCAATCTGTTACAGTTGTATTCGAAACCCATGCCTGAGGATCTCTCAGTGATTTATCAGCAACGCAAATTTCTGCCCAAATCGATCACATCGGAAACATTCCAATTCTCACATActtttgtattttcatttacaaaataCTTGCAAAGTGAAAGTGTATTTAGTACTGTaaatg gaaaatattacTTCCATCTCTCAATAGACAATACACAAGTCAATAATAGAGATAGTAATTACATTTGGTGTTTCATTCAGCCAGATTATAATCATGAACGCTATATTGGCAGcgtaatttttaaaatacaatcAAAAGTCTCAGTAATAGCAGAAAGAGAATGTGATGACTTAATCGTCAGACATCAGGGTGAACTCTTTCTgaaggaaaatgaaaaatcaaatattcCAGTTGCTGAGATtcctatcaacaaaataatgaatgacaagTATTTTCCAAGGGGAGCAAACAGGGTTGTTAGAATTCGAATGCAATTCAACGCTCAGTATactgaattgaatgaatga
- the LOC111045537 gene encoding BTB/POZ domain-containing protein 3 isoform X2, with translation MYRSTGKFKNRFLQASDNGIGYDCKFIVGPENSVVQGHKLLFSVASEVFQAMFYGDLKEENTVKIQDLGPVSQRPLDVVGFECMKHFIYTGEVNFTSAIHALSTYLAARKYLISDLIQECINYIEKQLKPSEVLEFYENCETSNTPEFEELCLKIIEEKTDQAVESDYFPNAESKTIELILKSRCLSFASEIEVFDMFEKWALAEAARKKLSDGDLASSFKHLKKHIRFLTISSEEFTSRVEPSLLLSPTEKRAIESNLLQLYSKPMPEDLSVIYQQRKFLPKSITSETFQFSHTFVFSFTKYLQSESVFSTVNGKYYFHLSIDNTQVNNRDSNYIWCFIQPDYNHERYIGSVIFKIQSKVSVIAERECDDLIVRHQGELFLKENEKSNIPVAEIPINKIMNDKYFPRGANRVVRIRMQFNAQYTELNE, from the exons ATGTACCGCTCAACCGGGAAATTCAAAAACCGCTTCCTGCAAGCATCAGACAACGGCATTGGCTACGATTGCAAATTCATAGTCGGTCCTGAAAACAGTGTCGTCCAAGGACACAAATTGCTGTTCTCGGTGGCAAGCGAGGTATTCCAAGCTATGTTCTACGGTGATCTGAAGGAGGAAAACACGGTCAAAATCCAAGATCTGGGGcccgtttcacaaag gcccctGGACGTCGTAGGATTTGAATGCATGAAGCATTTCATCTACACAGGTGAGGTGAATTTCACATCCGCAATTCACGCTCTCTCAACATACTTAGCGGCTCGCAAGTACCTCATCTCAGATCTTATACAGGAGTGCATAAACTACATTGAAAAGCAGCTCAAGCCCTCCGAGGTACTGGAGTTCTACGAAAATTGTGAAACAAGCAATACACCCGAATTCGAAGAGCTGTGTTTGAAAATTATCGAAGAAAAAACGGACCAAGCAGTTGAAAGTGACTATTTCCCAAATGCCGAATCCAAAACAATCGAATTGATTCTCAAGTCTCGCTGTCTCAGTTTTGCATCAGAAATCGAGGTGTTTGATATGTTCGAAAAATGGGCTCTGGCTGAAGCAGCTCGAAAAAAACTTAGCGATGGTGATTTGGCGTCTAGTTTTAAGCATTTGAAAAAGCATATACGATTTCTAACAATCAGTTCAGAAGAGTTCACCTCACGTGTTGAGCCGTCTCTGCTTCTCTCACCAACTGAGAAACGAGCTATAGAAAGCAATCTGTTACAGTTGTATTCGAAACCCATGCCTGAGGATCTCTCAGTGATTTATCAGCAACGCAAATTTCTGCCCAAATCGATCACATCGGAAACATTCCAATTCTCACATActtttgtattttcatttacaaaataCTTGCAAAGTGAAAGTGTATTTAGTACTGTaaatg gaaaatattacTTCCATCTCTCAATAGACAATACACAAGTCAATAATAGAGATAGTAATTACATTTGGTGTTTCATTCAGCCAGATTATAATCATGAACGCTATATTGGCAGcgtaatttttaaaatacaatcAAAAGTCTCAGTAATAGCAGAAAGAGAATGTGATGACTTAATCGTCAGACATCAGGGTGAACTCTTTCTgaaggaaaatgaaaaatcaaatattcCAGTTGCTGAGATtcctatcaacaaaataatgaatgacaagTATTTTCCAAGGGGAGCAAACAGGGTTGTTAGAATTCGAATGCAATTCAACGCTCAGTATactgaattgaatgaatga
- the LOC111045537 gene encoding BTB/POZ domain-containing protein 3 isoform X1, which yields MYRSTGKFKNRFLQASDNGIGYDCKFIVGPENSVVQGHKLLFSVASEVFQAMFYGDLKEENTVKIQDLGPVSQRYKPLDVVGFECMKHFIYTGEVNFTSAIHALSTYLAARKYLISDLIQECINYIEKQLKPSEVLEFYENCETSNTPEFEELCLKIIEEKTDQAVESDYFPNAESKTIELILKSRCLSFASEIEVFDMFEKWALAEAARKKLSDGDLASSFKHLKKHIRFLTISSEEFTSRVEPSLLLSPTEKRAIESNLLQLYSKPMPEDLSVIYQQRKFLPKSITSETFQFSHTFVFSFTKYLQSESVFSTVNGKYYFHLSIDNTQVNNRDSNYIWCFIQPDYNHERYIGSVIFKIQSKVSVIAERECDDLIVRHQGELFLKENEKSNIPVAEIPINKIMNDKYFPRGANRVVRIRMQFNAQYTELNE from the exons ATGTACCGCTCAACCGGGAAATTCAAAAACCGCTTCCTGCAAGCATCAGACAACGGCATTGGCTACGATTGCAAATTCATAGTCGGTCCTGAAAACAGTGTCGTCCAAGGACACAAATTGCTGTTCTCGGTGGCAAGCGAGGTATTCCAAGCTATGTTCTACGGTGATCTGAAGGAGGAAAACACGGTCAAAATCCAAGATCTGGGGcccgtttcacaaaggtacaa gcccctGGACGTCGTAGGATTTGAATGCATGAAGCATTTCATCTACACAGGTGAGGTGAATTTCACATCCGCAATTCACGCTCTCTCAACATACTTAGCGGCTCGCAAGTACCTCATCTCAGATCTTATACAGGAGTGCATAAACTACATTGAAAAGCAGCTCAAGCCCTCCGAGGTACTGGAGTTCTACGAAAATTGTGAAACAAGCAATACACCCGAATTCGAAGAGCTGTGTTTGAAAATTATCGAAGAAAAAACGGACCAAGCAGTTGAAAGTGACTATTTCCCAAATGCCGAATCCAAAACAATCGAATTGATTCTCAAGTCTCGCTGTCTCAGTTTTGCATCAGAAATCGAGGTGTTTGATATGTTCGAAAAATGGGCTCTGGCTGAAGCAGCTCGAAAAAAACTTAGCGATGGTGATTTGGCGTCTAGTTTTAAGCATTTGAAAAAGCATATACGATTTCTAACAATCAGTTCAGAAGAGTTCACCTCACGTGTTGAGCCGTCTCTGCTTCTCTCACCAACTGAGAAACGAGCTATAGAAAGCAATCTGTTACAGTTGTATTCGAAACCCATGCCTGAGGATCTCTCAGTGATTTATCAGCAACGCAAATTTCTGCCCAAATCGATCACATCGGAAACATTCCAATTCTCACATActtttgtattttcatttacaaaataCTTGCAAAGTGAAAGTGTATTTAGTACTGTaaatg gaaaatattacTTCCATCTCTCAATAGACAATACACAAGTCAATAATAGAGATAGTAATTACATTTGGTGTTTCATTCAGCCAGATTATAATCATGAACGCTATATTGGCAGcgtaatttttaaaatacaatcAAAAGTCTCAGTAATAGCAGAAAGAGAATGTGATGACTTAATCGTCAGACATCAGGGTGAACTCTTTCTgaaggaaaatgaaaaatcaaatattcCAGTTGCTGAGATtcctatcaacaaaataatgaatgacaagTATTTTCCAAGGGGAGCAAACAGGGTTGTTAGAATTCGAATGCAATTCAACGCTCAGTATactgaattgaatgaatga